Proteins encoded by one window of Microplitis mediator isolate UGA2020A chromosome 1, iyMicMedi2.1, whole genome shotgun sequence:
- the LOC130671594 gene encoding transcription factor MafA isoform X3 has product MMVNGNIAGQIAGLALAPLTPPAHELEQPHPLYGQPHIQVQHGVLVKAPPGVATHLTTLSHPGTPPDTPPVSASPPPLQQHHRNDRDLRNEKTGFLLNLQQQQHQQIPQDADMHQMNGGMGWLTQSLRQEPLDLRPHCPQEQTPEPPPESWSSGHHHFQELQHLPRHIRHGAPYITMSDCYGPGSGPGNGILPPSSGILNGMDDSMHTMSMQPGRPLSVCSANSCGPGGHSPVHRSSGHYLNCNSSSSQDDLMNDEVLMSLSVRELNKRLHGCPREEVSKIVRLKQKRRTLKNRGYAQNCRSKRLQQRHDLETTNSTLKIELQEIKIKNAQLTQERDMYKQRYEILRARCSQNHGNHGTHGTHGSHGNHHQTTPQSQTTGQMSNQHQHQGPGHHQHQPAPGSPEVYL; this is encoded by the exons ATGATGGTGAACGGTAACATCGCGGGCCAGATCGCGGGTCTGGCGTTAGCTCCATTGACTCCCCCGGCCCATGAGCTAGAGCAGCCGCATCCTTTGTACGGTCAGCCGCACATACAAGTGCAGCACGGAGTCCTGGTTAAAGCACCCCCGGGAGTTGCCACTCACTTGACTACTCTGTCCCATCCGGGAACGCCGCCGGACACTCCGCCAGTCTCGGCCTCGCCGCCTCCGCTCCAGCAGCATCATCGCAATGACCGCGATCTGCGTAACGAGAAGACCGGGTTTCTGTTGAATCTTCAGCAGCAACAGCATCAGCAGATACCCCAGGATGCGGACATGCACCAGATGAATGGCGGAATGGGATGGCTGACCCAGTCCTTGAGACAAGAACCTTTGGACTTGAGGCCCCATTGCCCTCAAGAACAAACTCCTGAACCACCTCCGGAAAGTTGGTCTTCCGGTCATCATCATTTTCAAGAGTTGCAACACTTACCCAGGCATATCAGACATggag CTCCATATATCACGATGTCAGACTGCTATGGTCCAGGATCAGGACCAGGAAATGGAATTTTACCTCCAAGCAGTGGAATTCTTAACGGAATGGACGACAGCATGCACACGATGTCAATGCAACCAGGACGACCACTGAGTGTATGCTCAGCAAATTCTTGTGGTCCCGGCGGTCACAGTCCCGTCCATCGTTCCAGCGGTCACTATTTGAACTGCAACAGCAGCAGCTCTCAAGATGACCTGATGaatgacgaggtcctgatgtCGCTGTCCGTTCGCGAACTCAATAAGCGACTGCACGGCTGCCCAAGGGAGGAGGTGAGTAAG ATCGTGCGACTGAAGCAGAAGCGACGGACGCTTAAGAATCGCGGGTACGCGCAAAATTGCCGAAGCAAACGACTGCAGCAGCGACATGACTTGGAAACGACCAATAGCACTTTGAAGATCGAGTTgcaggaaataaaaataaaaaatgcccAACTGACCCAAGAACGCGACATGTATAAGCAGCGGTACGAAATTTTGCGCGCGAGGTGCAGTCAAAATCACGGTAACCATGGGACTCATGGTACTCATGGTAGCCATGGTAATCATCATCAGACGACGCCCCAGTCACAGACCACCGGACAAATGTCGAACCAACATCAGCACCAGGGGCCAGGACACCATCAACATCAACCAGCACCTGGAAGTCCTGAAGTTTATCTGTGA
- the LOC130671594 gene encoding uncharacterized protein LOC130671594 isoform X2: protein MEEEDHLAREYVQEFVLDHLDPADVKREVRLSSPAMMVNGNIAGQIAGLALAPLTPPAHELEQPHPLYGQPHIQVQHGVLVKAPPGVATHLTTLSHPGTPPDTPPVSASPPPLQQHHRNDRDLRNEKTGFLLNLQQQQHQQIPQDADMHQMNGGMGWLTQSLRQEPLDLRPHCPQEQTPEPPPESWSSGHHHFQELQHLPRHIRHGAPYITMSDCYGPGSGPGNGILPPSSGILNGMDDSMHTMSMQPGRPLSVCSANSCGPGGHSPVHRSSGHYLNCNSSSSQDDLMNDEVLMSLSVRELNKRLHGCPREEIVRLKQKRRTLKNRGYAQNCRSKRLQQRHDLETTNSTLKIELQEIKIKNAQLTQERDMYKQRYEILRARCSQNHGNHGTHGTHGSHGNHHQTTPQSQTTGQMSNQHQHQGPGHHQHQPAPGSPEVYL, encoded by the exons ATGGAAGAAGAGGACCACCTAGCAAGGGAATACGTCCAGGAATTTGTTCTCGATCATCTCGATCCCGCCGACGTTAAGCGCGAG GTACGACTAAGCTCACCGGCGATGATGGTGAACGGTAACATCGCGGGCCAGATCGCGGGTCTGGCGTTAGCTCCATTGACTCCCCCGGCCCATGAGCTAGAGCAGCCGCATCCTTTGTACGGTCAGCCGCACATACAAGTGCAGCACGGAGTCCTGGTTAAAGCACCCCCGGGAGTTGCCACTCACTTGACTACTCTGTCCCATCCGGGAACGCCGCCGGACACTCCGCCAGTCTCGGCCTCGCCGCCTCCGCTCCAGCAGCATCATCGCAATGACCGCGATCTGCGTAACGAGAAGACCGGGTTTCTGTTGAATCTTCAGCAGCAACAGCATCAGCAGATACCCCAGGATGCGGACATGCACCAGATGAATGGCGGAATGGGATGGCTGACCCAGTCCTTGAGACAAGAACCTTTGGACTTGAGGCCCCATTGCCCTCAAGAACAAACTCCTGAACCACCTCCGGAAAGTTGGTCTTCCGGTCATCATCATTTTCAAGAGTTGCAACACTTACCCAGGCATATCAGACATggag CTCCATATATCACGATGTCAGACTGCTATGGTCCAGGATCAGGACCAGGAAATGGAATTTTACCTCCAAGCAGTGGAATTCTTAACGGAATGGACGACAGCATGCACACGATGTCAATGCAACCAGGACGACCACTGAGTGTATGCTCAGCAAATTCTTGTGGTCCCGGCGGTCACAGTCCCGTCCATCGTTCCAGCGGTCACTATTTGAACTGCAACAGCAGCAGCTCTCAAGATGACCTGATGaatgacgaggtcctgatgtCGCTGTCCGTTCGCGAACTCAATAAGCGACTGCACGGCTGCCCAAGGGAGGAG ATCGTGCGACTGAAGCAGAAGCGACGGACGCTTAAGAATCGCGGGTACGCGCAAAATTGCCGAAGCAAACGACTGCAGCAGCGACATGACTTGGAAACGACCAATAGCACTTTGAAGATCGAGTTgcaggaaataaaaataaaaaatgcccAACTGACCCAAGAACGCGACATGTATAAGCAGCGGTACGAAATTTTGCGCGCGAGGTGCAGTCAAAATCACGGTAACCATGGGACTCATGGTACTCATGGTAGCCATGGTAATCATCATCAGACGACGCCCCAGTCACAGACCACCGGACAAATGTCGAACCAACATCAGCACCAGGGGCCAGGACACCATCAACATCAACCAGCACCTGGAAGTCCTGAAGTTTATCTGTGA
- the LOC130671594 gene encoding uncharacterized protein LOC130671594 isoform X1, with protein MEEEDHLAREYVQEFVLDHLDPADVKREVRLSSPAMMVNGNIAGQIAGLALAPLTPPAHELEQPHPLYGQPHIQVQHGVLVKAPPGVATHLTTLSHPGTPPDTPPVSASPPPLQQHHRNDRDLRNEKTGFLLNLQQQQHQQIPQDADMHQMNGGMGWLTQSLRQEPLDLRPHCPQEQTPEPPPESWSSGHHHFQELQHLPRHIRHGAPYITMSDCYGPGSGPGNGILPPSSGILNGMDDSMHTMSMQPGRPLSVCSANSCGPGGHSPVHRSSGHYLNCNSSSSQDDLMNDEVLMSLSVRELNKRLHGCPREEVSKIVRLKQKRRTLKNRGYAQNCRSKRLQQRHDLETTNSTLKIELQEIKIKNAQLTQERDMYKQRYEILRARCSQNHGNHGTHGTHGSHGNHHQTTPQSQTTGQMSNQHQHQGPGHHQHQPAPGSPEVYL; from the exons ATGGAAGAAGAGGACCACCTAGCAAGGGAATACGTCCAGGAATTTGTTCTCGATCATCTCGATCCCGCCGACGTTAAGCGCGAG GTACGACTAAGCTCACCGGCGATGATGGTGAACGGTAACATCGCGGGCCAGATCGCGGGTCTGGCGTTAGCTCCATTGACTCCCCCGGCCCATGAGCTAGAGCAGCCGCATCCTTTGTACGGTCAGCCGCACATACAAGTGCAGCACGGAGTCCTGGTTAAAGCACCCCCGGGAGTTGCCACTCACTTGACTACTCTGTCCCATCCGGGAACGCCGCCGGACACTCCGCCAGTCTCGGCCTCGCCGCCTCCGCTCCAGCAGCATCATCGCAATGACCGCGATCTGCGTAACGAGAAGACCGGGTTTCTGTTGAATCTTCAGCAGCAACAGCATCAGCAGATACCCCAGGATGCGGACATGCACCAGATGAATGGCGGAATGGGATGGCTGACCCAGTCCTTGAGACAAGAACCTTTGGACTTGAGGCCCCATTGCCCTCAAGAACAAACTCCTGAACCACCTCCGGAAAGTTGGTCTTCCGGTCATCATCATTTTCAAGAGTTGCAACACTTACCCAGGCATATCAGACATggag CTCCATATATCACGATGTCAGACTGCTATGGTCCAGGATCAGGACCAGGAAATGGAATTTTACCTCCAAGCAGTGGAATTCTTAACGGAATGGACGACAGCATGCACACGATGTCAATGCAACCAGGACGACCACTGAGTGTATGCTCAGCAAATTCTTGTGGTCCCGGCGGTCACAGTCCCGTCCATCGTTCCAGCGGTCACTATTTGAACTGCAACAGCAGCAGCTCTCAAGATGACCTGATGaatgacgaggtcctgatgtCGCTGTCCGTTCGCGAACTCAATAAGCGACTGCACGGCTGCCCAAGGGAGGAGGTGAGTAAG ATCGTGCGACTGAAGCAGAAGCGACGGACGCTTAAGAATCGCGGGTACGCGCAAAATTGCCGAAGCAAACGACTGCAGCAGCGACATGACTTGGAAACGACCAATAGCACTTTGAAGATCGAGTTgcaggaaataaaaataaaaaatgcccAACTGACCCAAGAACGCGACATGTATAAGCAGCGGTACGAAATTTTGCGCGCGAGGTGCAGTCAAAATCACGGTAACCATGGGACTCATGGTACTCATGGTAGCCATGGTAATCATCATCAGACGACGCCCCAGTCACAGACCACCGGACAAATGTCGAACCAACATCAGCACCAGGGGCCAGGACACCATCAACATCAACCAGCACCTGGAAGTCCTGAAGTTTATCTGTGA